The genomic window ttttattaaaaactagctgatccgacgaacttcgtcccgcccaaaacaatttttttttatttgaatactttcaaacaaccacgttttcttactaagtgaacgttatcgagtccaatcactgagctcttcattgattgattaccctttgaccctttacaatttcctttcaaTATAAAtcgtctagtacttctacaaaaatggtccttataatataaaattatattcaGGCACAATTCTCGTCAAGATTCCTCAAGcgtttggaaataacatgtgcctccgttgcatggaatacatgtttgatacagagaatattacaaactaaagacagctcaaatcggaccattccttcctcgggtttgtggcacaccaacacatatagatagaagatataggaaaacgttattccgtctgaaaatccttttccacattcgatcaaaaatcaatttcgttagcgccaacatcaaatggactaacaccgtttagctaattgtagaacatatgggaattcaattttccgaattttacgatttttctctccgctatattgatttacaggaagagacgaatacaacaaaatacaggaggctaaaatcggaccctcccttcttcgggttttccgcttaccaacagattttgcatttacattttgattttttacatttttatttatatagattattgAACTTACAAaacaaatggattttatttttttaattattgattatagtcgttttttattgttttcatggctttggaccagagggcgctatatttttcttgaaagctgaggattttctacataacatatctcgatatcagagatgcgtTTGTTACCGATGATTTAAAAATAcagtttttcccttttttccaatacAAAAACTCATAGCTtctaaactactgaaccgattcagatgattgacatatcaaattgaagctggtgagttagttttctttgataaaatattacttttacgaaaaatttggattctcatttttgtaattattgattgagtttgtttttcatagttttctcgatttttcagagggtgctatatttttttagatttttctggaaagctgaggtttttttacataatatatccgaaaatcagagaggtgctatttttcgtttttgcgcTATTATTctacaaatttaacatgttctaagtcttcgttcaatattcctatgtgactggactagacctatgcgactagaatccaatctacccgcgagtgtgatattttttcgaaGATAGTTAGCATATTGGATTCAATTAAATTTGTCGATCATATAAACCGGTTcagcagttcaaatgttatgaatttctgCAATAAGTATATTTTGGATGAAAGGGGAAAAATGtctttttcggaccaccggttaacttttaaaaatcatatcgcaaaaacgaaaaaatataatCTCTGATATTGAGATATGTAATGCAAGAAAGCCTCtacattcaagaaaaaatataaaaaaaatataacagcttctagtccaaagccatgaaaacaataaaaaacgaatacaatcaataattactaaaacaaCATCCATTTGTATTGCAAGTTCAATAAtttttggcttcaatttgatatgtcgatcatctaaatcggtttagtggttcaaaagtaatgaattttcgaaaaaagtcatttttgagtaaagtggaaaaaaattactttttggaccaccctaaaatgataACGGTCACCCTaacggaaaaattaaaaaataggggtctaattttttgcgataaagatCAATACTATctcttttcatggaaatctgagaatcactatattagtttggcatgaaatggttgtattataaaaatgatatacaagtattggggagtagcgcattttctgttatttttaggctcatttaatgtaataaatcggaatgccaaaacatgtgcaaaaaaaattataagaggttgtgtccaagatacgaccgcattgttgacctagaactacgctgttattttatataagtcgcttgtttataccttcggatattattctataatgctgtgaaattttagaaacaactgtttagtagaataatctctgaaatgattttttcattgtagaatcagttgacgataattgattgatgattcattcttgccgcaaaacaatcgtatgtcgcaatttatttcatgtctatgcattgaaaatttacctcgaaggctattccggtggcctttttcgaaattgacatagactctgctacagtcgattatatacatgttgcagcagcatatcgttcgtacaagctaagcgtaaaccaagcgccaaacaagcgttcaccatagcatgcatacagagccatacattggtggcttgaaactactagcaatataaacatttctcatcattttgcgctattctcaaaagaaacgcttctgttaatattactggcctcgaaataagttgcattactttctcatgctcgagagaagcgcagctgtcaccctgaatggaggaagttttgctactggcaagcaaaacctatccacatacaaaattccagaacatttactttctttatgactaaacaagagaaataaactctttttgttagtAACTACcttgaaaacagtagcaatgcttcattatgatcaatattagcgcaaatgcaatcctaattgaaggcagttttgcgactggcacgcgaacccaaataacttataacattccagtaagacattcaagatgcttggtattcccaaataattttttggtgcacaaccttaaccaacaccgcgtgcatcatttgacagaacaaatatatgggcaaatagaaacacttaaagtttttatgaattttaaccattcactAACCAGggtattctaatgtatggcatattaaacaaatcttacggaatttccgattcgtttagtatgtaaatcgtgaaaatccgttcccgttttctgatttgacacccttaatgaaagacgcagttctacgtcaaaataattttgggtgtacagaaggaatactcttatgcctgaaaatggctactgtgtaatgtaaaaTTTACAGATACGATAAAACATGTAAAATGTACATGATTAAAATCCGGTTCTGTTACAattaaaatgccaatgagcctaaataaacaaaaataaacaaatgggataaaaaagacCCTGAGCACGCCACGAATGTATTCGAATGTATTCACCTCTCACACTCAAGGtattggaaatggaaatatGGCGAATACACATGTAATCCGACCGAAAATCCCTCGACCAAAATGGGAATCGAACTCGTGCTCGATTATTCGAATACGGAGGCTCTGTATATTGAGAATGTTAATAGACATGATTTGAGACAAAGACAACTAGCATGCGTTTTTCAccaaatgatgatgatggcggtTACGTCAATTATGCAATAGTGTGTGGTAtaattcttcaaataaataggAAAGGCTCAAAAGTACATTCAGATATATTTATTTCAGGGATGCGATCAAGATAAATACACAGTTAAAACAGACATTGTTTGAAATAGAGATTAATGGTGCACGAACGATGAAAATTGGCATAACCGCTGGTATATCCATAGCCACGTTTCTAATATGAAAATTCTCCTCCAAATCCTCCCTCATAGTGTCCATAAACCTGTGGATGGTGAGCGTGACCAACTCGCTTCACGTGTGCTTGGAATCCATGAATCTTGTCGGAAGTGTATTCCACGATACGCTCGGTACCATCGGGTTCATGTAGAGAGTATTGACCCTTCACGACATCTCCATCACGATGTTCCCATTGTTGTTTGATATCTCCGGTTTTGGGATCCTTAACACCGTACTCAAACTTGTACTTTGGATAAGCGTAATAATCCTTGTGATCGTGACCTCCGTATTCACCTTCCCACTGGGCCGAAACGATTACTGTCAGAGTGAGAACTAAAGCAAACTGAAAATGGTAGGAGTTAGGCATTTTGTGATGAAAATGTTCCAGAACTCTTAAGTTAACCTTCAACATGATGGTTTATTATGATGTGGATGCACTCGAATGAAACACTAAACGACTACTGATATCGAACAGTTCGGTCGAAGCCACATTATATACCCAATTCGATTCGTTACTGTTCTGCAGCTGTTTTCACGTGACTTCTATTCTTGCATGTGCAATAATGCACATGAAAAATAGGTTTAATTAAATCTTGAAACGACACTGCAAGTTTCAAATCATGCGGAACGAAAAAAAGGTAGAAAATGCTAAATAAATTCCAATCCTTTATATATGCCATCGATTTCTTTGATTCATCAATTTCCAGAAACTAAAGGAGTCTGTTATGCATTTCATTCATGATGACCTCCGTTACTTggataattttcacatattgcgTGCAGTTGTATTCACAATGCTTACAACCGATCAAATCAAATTGATTTGCAAAGCACACATTGGCATTGATATCGAAGATTATCGCAAGCATTGTCGAAATAAGAGTACTTGTATTCTGGCATATGAAAGCTACatagaaaattttatttgaatagcAGAATCGACAACACTCATCCTGTTAATCCCAAGTTTGTTCAGCCTTGGTCGCAGGATTTTGCGATCGACGTGATCGAAAGCAAccttaaccctctaccgcccgaGTTTTTCATTTATCTgaaaaacctactccacttttatctcgaatttctgactttcaacataaaatacttctagcagaaagctgccagcataaaaacaatgtgtatgtgtgatagatgaaaatattctaaagaagtTCTAGTGaaagtgaacattgaaaataacatgaatAGTTggaaaagagaatccgcgaagcccgtctaaaggcggtcttgggctgtagagggttaagtcAGATCCAACCTAATCAGATCCGGTACATCTTCAAATCCAGTTGGCGACGGTAGATTGACGTCAACCAAATCATCAGTTGGGACGACTGTTCATATGTTCTAGTAGAGATGAACAGATATATAGTTTAATTTCGGCGAATAATTCATCTACAAACTACTATGTTGGTTTGGGGCAAAGTGGTTAGTGGTGGAAAACGACTTACATCTTTCTGTTTACTATAACTGATAGACcttatcacattctgctctcgaAGAGGTCACTGGTGACTTTGACCCTAGAAGAAGAGCCTCATTACGCATCGTAGATAATTTTGCAATATCCCATCTAGCATGATATGATGTAGACACTTGCATTTTTTTCCCACCAGGTGATCGTCTTTAATTCCACACTTGAAAAATGTTCCATTTTACGATTTATTCTCATTTATAAGgaaaattgtttgatagttgtAAAGTGCATTCCAACATTTTGTTTACTATTCCGCTGAGGAATGCAGATAACCTAACAATCTTTTTTCCGTTCCGCATGACTTGGGGCAAACACTGTCGATTTTCTCCAATTTAATTAAATCTATCCTTCATTCGCATTTCGGTTCATGCAAGAATGAAATTTATGTGCAAATGGGTGAGGAACTTTACCGAATCGAATTGGGTATATAAATGTGGCAATTGTAGAACTGTCCGATATCAGTAATCGTTTATTGTTCTAATCGGATACATCCCATCGTAATTAGTATCATCATGTTAAAGGTTGGTACACATTTTTGGataattttcataaaatttttttttaaatcattcaaTTTCAGTTCGCTTTCGTTCTCGCTCTGGCGGTAGTAGTTTCGGCCCAATGGGAAGATGGATACGATGGTCACGACCACAAAGATTATTACGCCTATCCAAAGTATAAGTTTGAGTACGGTGTTAAGGATCACAAGACCGGAGATAATAAGCAGCAATGGGAACATCGTGATGGGGATGTCGTGAAGGGTCAATACTCTCTACATGAACCTGATGGTACCGAACGTATTGTGGAATACACTTCCGATAAGCACAATGGCTTCCAAGCGCACGTGAAGCGAGTTGGTCACGCTCATCACCCACAGGTTTATGGACACTATGAGGGAGGATACGGAggagactcatcgtatgagaAACACGGACATGGACATGCCAGCAGTTATGCTAATTCCAATCTATTTGTACACCACTAACAACTTCTTCCAACAATGGATTGTTCAT from Toxorhynchites rutilus septentrionalis strain SRP unplaced genomic scaffold, ASM2978413v1 HiC_scaffold_110, whole genome shotgun sequence includes these protein-coding regions:
- the LOC129781470 gene encoding cuticle protein 19-like translates to MLKFALVLTLTVIVSAQWEGEYGGHDHKDYYAYPKYKFEYGVKDPKTGDIKQQWEHRDGDVVKGQYSLHEPDGTERIVEYTSDKIHGFQAHVKRVGHAHHPQVYGHYEGGFGGEFSY
- the LOC129781469 gene encoding cuticle protein 19-like, which produces MLKFAFVLALAVVVSAQWEDGYDGHDHKDYYAYPKYKFEYGVKDHKTGDNKQQWEHRDGDVVKGQYSLHEPDGTERIVEYTSDKHNGFQAHVKRVGHAHHPQVYGHYEGGYGGDSSYEKHGHGHASSYANSNLFVHH